Proteins co-encoded in one Corynebacterium lujinxingii genomic window:
- a CDS encoding ATP-binding protein, protein MPHPQPASASARFLDESVLPIFTDLRMTAFGQSVIDIAADPAFDDWSFSDKVLYALDKEVAAKRERRINKLLKASRSPNPDACIEDITYTPGRTINKEQITRLAYCQWCQSAQNIVILGKSSVGKTYLAQALLTAACRNDYSARFFRTDTLANHLAVLKHDDPARITFLEDLHHTDVLVLDDFLTTPIDAATAHQLLNILAEREPHGSTIVTSQFTPDEWYKSIPDAVIAESILNRLVAGAEIITLEGTNMRLTQ, encoded by the coding sequence ATGCCCCACCCACAGCCAGCATCAGCATCCGCCCGCTTCCTCGATGAATCAGTCCTTCCGATCTTTACCGACCTGCGCATGACCGCCTTCGGACAAAGCGTCATCGACATCGCCGCCGATCCCGCCTTCGACGATTGGAGCTTTTCCGACAAGGTGCTCTACGCACTCGATAAAGAGGTAGCGGCCAAGCGTGAGAGGCGAATCAACAAACTGCTCAAAGCATCCCGATCGCCAAATCCCGATGCTTGCATCGAAGACATCACCTACACGCCCGGCCGCACCATCAACAAAGAGCAAATCACCCGACTCGCTTACTGCCAATGGTGCCAAAGCGCACAAAACATTGTCATCCTGGGCAAATCCTCCGTCGGCAAAACCTACCTCGCCCAAGCACTGCTCACCGCGGCGTGCAGAAACGACTACTCCGCACGCTTCTTCCGCACCGACACACTCGCCAACCACCTCGCCGTACTCAAACACGACGACCCGGCCCGCATCACATTCCTCGAAGACCTCCACCACACAGACGTGTTAGTCCTCGATGATTTCCTCACCACCCCAATCGATGCCGCCACCGCACACCAACTACTCAACATCCTCGCAGAACGCGAACCCCACGGATCCACCATCGTGACATCCCAGTTCACACCCGACGAGTGGTACAAATCCATCCCCGACGCCGTCATCGCCGAATCAATCCTCAACCGACTCGTCGCCGGCGCCGAAATCATCACACTCGAAGGCACCAACATGCGACTGACCCAATAA
- the istA gene encoding IS21 family transposase — MQKARDALVEHNIATRKQLRGVADHELADWFVDGRSHAQGDFVPIDFDAVAKARTGRNKVTLQVLWGRYTAQPTGTGQRYYSYERFRQLVAQHVDAAGLTARITHAPGHTMQVDWAGTKMRLFDPTGGQGSKVSIFVASLPYSGMVFACACADERQDAWLAAHIRAFEYFGGVAEVTVPDNASTASNAISAADKNRRVNSTYEEFLEHYNTAALPARAKRPKDKASVEAAVKIVTQHVIHALDGHQCVGIDELNAKITALVDGINAAEPFRGNATSRRALFDQFERDVLTALPETPWQRTEWKRAKVAPNFHIRVHNAHYSVPHRLVGRTVDVRITGDSLAVFDAGQRVATHQLARARGVYVTDTDHIPANMGGTRGLWTSEYFLREAAKIGPATRQVIAELIEAKAIPAQAYQACRNVLNMGKHANKPILEEACRRLVSTDGARRAVSYTAVKNMMAAVRKDTSTRPTGTDLSTNLPTRRPTQDVPAPTARDTRGAYLGGAGQFSLENLTKKGSA, encoded by the coding sequence GTGCAAAAAGCCCGCGATGCACTGGTGGAACACAACATCGCAACCCGTAAGCAACTTCGTGGGGTTGCGGATCATGAGCTGGCGGACTGGTTCGTCGACGGGCGCAGCCATGCTCAGGGGGATTTTGTCCCGATCGATTTCGACGCTGTCGCCAAAGCGCGCACCGGGCGCAACAAGGTGACCCTGCAGGTGCTGTGGGGCCGCTACACCGCACAGCCTACGGGCACAGGCCAGCGGTATTACAGCTACGAGCGGTTTCGCCAACTTGTGGCTCAACACGTCGATGCAGCCGGGCTGACCGCCAGGATCACCCACGCTCCGGGCCATACGATGCAGGTGGACTGGGCAGGCACGAAGATGCGGCTGTTTGACCCCACCGGCGGGCAAGGCTCGAAGGTCAGTATCTTTGTCGCCTCACTGCCGTATTCGGGGATGGTGTTCGCTTGCGCGTGCGCGGATGAGCGCCAGGACGCGTGGCTTGCAGCTCATATCCGCGCGTTCGAGTACTTCGGCGGGGTCGCCGAGGTCACCGTGCCGGATAATGCCTCGACGGCTTCGAATGCGATCAGTGCCGCGGACAAAAATCGCCGGGTCAACTCCACCTACGAGGAGTTTTTGGAGCACTACAACACCGCCGCGTTGCCGGCTCGGGCGAAACGACCCAAGGACAAGGCCAGCGTTGAAGCTGCAGTCAAGATCGTCACCCAGCACGTCATCCACGCACTCGATGGCCACCAGTGCGTTGGGATAGACGAGCTCAACGCAAAAATCACCGCCCTGGTCGATGGGATCAACGCTGCCGAACCGTTTCGCGGCAATGCGACGAGCAGACGCGCATTGTTCGATCAGTTCGAACGCGACGTGCTCACCGCGCTGCCTGAAACACCGTGGCAGCGTACCGAATGGAAACGCGCCAAAGTCGCGCCCAATTTCCACATCAGAGTGCACAACGCGCACTACTCGGTGCCGCACCGACTGGTGGGCCGCACCGTGGATGTGCGTATCACCGGTGACAGCCTCGCCGTCTTCGACGCCGGGCAGCGTGTGGCCACCCACCAACTCGCACGTGCCCGCGGCGTGTATGTCACCGACACCGACCACATCCCGGCGAACATGGGTGGCACCCGTGGGTTGTGGACAAGCGAGTACTTCCTGCGCGAAGCCGCCAAAATCGGGCCGGCCACCCGCCAGGTGATTGCCGAGCTCATCGAAGCCAAAGCGATCCCTGCCCAAGCGTACCAAGCGTGCCGCAACGTGCTCAACATGGGCAAACACGCCAACAAGCCAATCCTCGAAGAAGCCTGCCGGCGTCTGGTGTCCACCGACGGTGCTAGGCGTGCCGTGTCGTATACCGCGGTGAAAAACATGATGGCCGCCGTGCGCAAAGACACCTCCACACGACCCACCGGCACTGACCTTTCAACCAATCTGCCAACACGCAGACCCACCCAAGACGTACCTGCGCCGACAGCGCGTGACACACGCGGCGCCTACCTCGGTGGTGCTGGGCAGTTCAGCCTCGAAAACCTCACCAAGAAGGGATCTGCATAA
- a CDS encoding heparinase II/III domain-containing protein, translating to MLRGWVIGNKAPIHFRKGMDWASPGERDRSWGFHLHSWEALDAALLGIGKHRDRDKLRWVLDIASDWAAFALHRDTPSSMSWYDMSLSLRMPRLARIMIYAAHLGFDDDVLKLSEIAQLHGSKILEPAAFNPRNNHGFYAAAATLDWANLLPFSEGQKQLKLLGHERMSTITATQFASDGGHREHSPQYHRMLLKSFEDGFNGGIVADSDIASTILKASNVLGWWVQPDGYFVQFGDSDHQTVDRMKLSAIDEHTQFIISNGAEGVPADSEMLVLPDSGYAIVRSPQPKAPGERILSSYLAFQAAFHSRAHKHADDLTFVWFEKGQEILCDSGRYGYVDLLPPESEDRLDGFYYGAPERQLMESTYAHNTVSVNGRNLDRRVRKPYGSALGKCYELDERFVLSGSVTHKDFIHERYLDLCPGKKLVVSDTVVPLSAPSNAVAWFNLNGDAELVNKESDSLVFELPNGAGLLRVKHNGRLVEPVKGQTSPLRGWRSYRERELVPQWNFGIRRTLGEVGTITTEFHLDEEGS from the coding sequence ATGCTGAGGGGCTGGGTAATTGGAAACAAAGCTCCAATCCATTTCAGGAAGGGAATGGACTGGGCGAGCCCTGGCGAGAGAGACCGGAGTTGGGGATTCCATCTTCATTCATGGGAAGCGCTAGATGCTGCGTTACTGGGAATCGGCAAGCATCGAGATCGGGATAAGCTGAGATGGGTTTTGGATATTGCCTCAGATTGGGCGGCCTTCGCATTGCACCGTGACACCCCGAGTTCAATGTCTTGGTACGACATGTCCCTCAGTTTGCGGATGCCTAGACTTGCGAGAATTATGATATACGCGGCGCACTTAGGGTTTGATGATGATGTTCTCAAACTATCTGAGATTGCGCAGCTTCACGGTTCAAAAATTCTCGAGCCCGCCGCATTTAATCCAAGAAATAATCATGGGTTTTATGCAGCCGCGGCAACGCTCGACTGGGCAAATCTTCTGCCTTTCAGTGAGGGGCAAAAACAACTCAAATTACTTGGGCATGAGCGAATGAGTACAATCACTGCCACTCAGTTCGCCTCGGATGGGGGCCACCGCGAACACTCCCCTCAGTACCATCGGATGTTGCTAAAATCTTTTGAAGATGGATTCAACGGTGGAATTGTTGCGGATAGCGACATCGCCTCTACCATTTTGAAAGCCTCGAACGTTCTTGGTTGGTGGGTGCAGCCCGATGGCTATTTCGTCCAGTTTGGTGATTCGGATCATCAAACCGTTGACCGCATGAAGCTTAGCGCCATCGACGAACACACACAGTTCATCATTTCCAATGGTGCAGAAGGCGTGCCGGCCGATTCGGAGATGCTCGTCCTTCCCGATTCTGGTTACGCGATCGTCAGATCTCCGCAGCCGAAAGCTCCTGGGGAACGAATTCTGTCAAGCTATTTGGCATTTCAGGCTGCCTTTCACTCGAGGGCTCACAAGCATGCTGACGATTTGACTTTCGTCTGGTTCGAAAAAGGGCAAGAAATCTTATGTGATTCGGGTCGATACGGGTACGTGGATTTGCTGCCTCCAGAATCAGAGGATCGGCTCGATGGATTTTACTATGGTGCGCCCGAGCGCCAACTTATGGAGTCCACATACGCGCACAACACCGTATCGGTTAATGGGCGGAATTTGGACCGTAGAGTCCGCAAACCTTACGGCTCTGCGCTGGGTAAGTGTTACGAGCTCGACGAGCGATTTGTGCTATCGGGCTCCGTCACGCATAAAGATTTTATTCACGAACGCTATCTTGATCTTTGTCCTGGCAAGAAACTGGTTGTGTCGGATACTGTAGTGCCTCTAAGCGCCCCGTCTAACGCAGTAGCGTGGTTCAACTTGAACGGAGATGCAGAGCTGGTAAATAAAGAATCCGATTCGCTGGTTTTTGAATTGCCGAATGGTGCCGGGCTGCTGCGCGTCAAACATAATGGTCGGCTTGTTGAACCTGTGAAAGGTCAAACCTCCCCCCTCCGAGGTTGGCGTTCTTATCGCGAACGGGAATTGGTACCGCAGTGGAATTTTGGAATTCGAAGAACTCTCGGTGAGGTAGGAACTATCACTACTGAGTTCCATCTAGATGAGGAGGGCTCGTAA